Proteins co-encoded in one Paraburkholderia edwinii genomic window:
- a CDS encoding hybrid sensor histidine kinase/response regulator: protein MNTTIAPEAGPYADLAVHIRFKRWRITRRWLRAVRSDPSIEPADRLTNRQLIDLLPQLYGEICSALTAVPNSALNARIDFDARQYARKRWLHGYQLDELYRELDLLQVSVQHVVREYFANTLSPRTEQAGAHQIIESFFSATIHGAIRQLLDEQNQRIGASLRERDRALAARQESDERLRIAAGAAGLGIFEWNAVTRSGVWENARMYEITGQPIDAGPLTTEDFMRDFMHPDDGAGFVERYTADEQAHRPFHTVFRAFRIGDRALRVLEMHGRFRYDVHGVLYSFVGTLADITARANAQEALKEADRRKDVFLATLAHELRNPLAPIRNAAHVLKQDSEDLPPKIRWVQAVLERQSHHLSHLIDDLLDVSRITTGRINLKREVLDLRDAIGRAMEINGPAAEQRRHRIFLNTRATPIPVDGDRTRLTQILSNLVDNAIKYTDDGGEIHIRAEVVNGRARVAVKDSGIGVAATELPALFDLFMQATPPAGRARDGLGIGLFVARKLIDMHGGTISVASDGVGKGCEFSITLPLAIAPMPAAAPADMPLADERYADGGRYTDDAYAEATRRRLRILIVDDNRDAAESLALVLDMHDTRTAADGPSALALAEQFDPDVALLDIALPGMSGHEIARHLAAKSQRVCPVLIALTGFSQPEDFARSRASGFAHHLVKPVNPDALIELMRTIARTRQGQ from the coding sequence TTGAACACGACAATAGCGCCCGAAGCCGGGCCATATGCGGATCTCGCAGTACATATTCGCTTCAAGCGCTGGCGCATTACCCGCCGCTGGCTGCGCGCGGTCCGCTCCGACCCGTCGATCGAACCGGCGGACCGGCTGACGAACCGGCAACTGATCGACCTGCTCCCGCAACTTTATGGCGAGATCTGCTCCGCGCTGACCGCGGTGCCGAATTCCGCGCTCAATGCGCGGATCGATTTCGATGCGCGCCAGTATGCGCGCAAGCGCTGGCTGCACGGCTACCAGCTCGACGAGCTGTATCGCGAACTCGATCTGCTGCAGGTCAGCGTGCAACATGTGGTGCGCGAATATTTCGCGAACACGCTGTCGCCGCGCACCGAGCAGGCCGGCGCACACCAGATCATCGAAAGCTTTTTCAGCGCGACGATCCACGGCGCGATCCGCCAGCTGCTCGACGAGCAGAACCAGCGGATCGGCGCATCGCTGCGCGAGCGCGACCGGGCGCTCGCCGCGCGTCAGGAAAGCGACGAGCGGCTGCGTATCGCGGCGGGCGCGGCGGGCCTCGGCATCTTCGAATGGAATGCGGTGACGCGCTCGGGCGTCTGGGAAAACGCGCGCATGTATGAAATTACCGGGCAGCCGATCGACGCCGGGCCGCTCACGACCGAAGATTTCATGCGCGATTTCATGCATCCGGACGATGGCGCCGGATTCGTCGAACGCTATACGGCCGACGAGCAGGCGCACCGGCCGTTCCATACGGTGTTTCGCGCATTTCGTATCGGCGACCGCGCGCTGCGTGTGCTCGAAATGCACGGACGTTTTCGCTACGACGTGCATGGCGTGCTGTATTCGTTTGTCGGCACGCTCGCCGATATCACCGCGCGCGCCAATGCGCAGGAAGCGCTGAAGGAAGCGGACCGGCGCAAGGATGTGTTTCTCGCGACGCTGGCGCACGAACTGCGCAATCCGCTTGCGCCGATCCGCAACGCCGCACATGTGCTCAAGCAGGACAGCGAAGATCTGCCGCCGAAAATCCGCTGGGTGCAGGCGGTGCTCGAGCGGCAAAGCCACCACCTCTCGCATCTGATCGACGATCTGCTCGACGTGTCGCGCATCACGACGGGCCGCATCAATCTGAAGCGCGAAGTGCTCGACCTGCGCGACGCGATCGGCCGCGCGATGGAAATCAACGGGCCGGCCGCGGAGCAGCGCCGCCACCGCATTTTTCTGAACACGCGCGCCACACCGATTCCGGTCGACGGCGATCGCACGCGGCTCACGCAAATCCTCTCGAATCTCGTCGATAACGCAATCAAGTACACGGACGACGGCGGCGAGATTCATATCCGCGCGGAAGTCGTGAACGGCCGCGCGCGCGTCGCGGTGAAGGACAGCGGCATCGGCGTCGCGGCCACTGAGCTGCCGGCGCTGTTCGACCTGTTCATGCAGGCGACGCCGCCCGCGGGCCGCGCGCGCGATGGCCTCGGGATTGGCCTCTTCGTGGCGCGCAAGCTGATCGACATGCATGGCGGCACGATCTCGGTGGCCAGCGACGGCGTTGGCAAGGGCTGCGAATTTTCGATCACGCTGCCGCTCGCGATCGCACCGATGCCGGCCGCGGCGCCAGCCGATATGCCGCTGGCCGACGAACGCTACGCGGACGGCGGCCGCTACACAGATGACGCGTATGCCGAGGCGACTCGACGGCGCCTGCGTATCCTGATTGTCGACGACAATCGCGACGCGGCCGAGTCGCTTGCCCTCGTGCTCGATATGCACGACACGCGCACGGCGGCCGATGGTCCGTCAGCGCTCGCGCTTGCCGAGCAGTTCGATCCCGATGTCGCGTTGCTCGATATCGCGCTGCCGGGCATGAGCGGGCACGAGATTGCGCGGCATCTCGCGGCGAAATCGCAGCGCGTGTGCCCGGTGCTGATCGCGTTGACGGGCTTTAGTCAGCCCGAGGATTTCGCGCGCTCGCGTGCGTCGGGCTTTGCGCATCACCTCGTGAAGCCGGTGAACCCCGATGCGTTGATCGAGTTGATGCGTACGATTGCGCGGACGCGGCAAGGGCAGTGA
- a CDS encoding heme-binding protein, whose product MLTRFRPGPSLQEQVEQLGLLADLSGRWSGRGFNLISLPDFDSTPPSTGPKPFRVLLSATHETLELEPIGAHVPNRGSESQAAPTTGQPDITLFGLRYLQRINDVDSHEPLHIENGFWLNVPSSAIPKEDPSIVRQGSIPHGSSILAQGKAFESQDGKPKFATLDSTPQRNPAGAALSSNYLEPLTTATLPARITNKDAVKNPNVVLADAIQPFIEHMTATTVLSISSKTAGGVLNIPFLQNTTNNNAAATAIEATFWIETVQPDKGHPFQLLQYSQIVTLNFLGIDWPHISVATLFRQ is encoded by the coding sequence ATGCTGACCCGCTTCCGCCCCGGCCCCTCATTACAGGAACAAGTCGAGCAACTCGGCCTACTGGCCGACCTATCCGGCCGCTGGTCCGGCCGCGGCTTCAACCTGATCTCGCTCCCCGACTTCGATTCAACGCCCCCGAGCACGGGCCCGAAACCATTCCGCGTGTTGCTCTCGGCCACCCACGAAACACTCGAACTCGAACCGATCGGCGCCCACGTCCCGAACCGCGGCTCGGAATCGCAAGCCGCCCCCACCACTGGCCAACCCGACATCACCCTCTTCGGCCTGCGCTATCTGCAACGAATCAACGATGTCGATTCGCACGAGCCGTTGCACATCGAAAACGGCTTCTGGCTCAACGTCCCGTCGAGCGCGATTCCGAAGGAAGACCCCTCGATCGTGCGACAAGGCTCGATCCCTCACGGCTCGTCGATTCTCGCGCAAGGCAAGGCCTTCGAATCGCAGGACGGCAAGCCGAAATTCGCCACGCTCGATTCGACGCCGCAACGCAATCCGGCCGGCGCCGCGCTCTCGAGCAACTATCTCGAACCGCTGACCACCGCCACCCTGCCCGCGCGCATCACGAACAAGGACGCGGTGAAGAACCCGAATGTCGTGCTCGCCGATGCAATCCAGCCGTTTATCGAACATATGACGGCCACCACCGTGCTCAGCATTTCGAGCAAGACCGCGGGCGGCGTGCTCAACATTCCGTTCCTGCAGAACACGACGAACAACAACGCGGCAGCCACGGCCATCGAAGCGACGTTCTGGATCGAGACCGTGCAGCCCGATAAGGGTCACCCGTTTCAGCTTCTGCAGTATTCCCAAATCGTGACGCTGAACTTCCTCGGCATCGACTGGCCGCATATTTCGGTGGCGACGCTATTCAGGCAATAA
- a CDS encoding flagellar biosynthesis sigma factor: MNTLRRKWLRYFAVLLMGSVAVWGVYTVTRPPDVVVVRLGEPYEKVRLQSRSTLPVATDENSIDLRVARPASLRFSDPEHGFVTPVARLLSIYTSQHGDVSIVTLSPQTQTLPLAEAMAIALDLQQQLGRRGWHPIRSSGFAPISNTPAMVERIRRGDDPHSVWQVAGKYQVTLDIRRFVHENRPVDERYLVTLELSGPPLTEIQPEK, translated from the coding sequence ATGAATACGCTCCGTCGAAAATGGCTTCGGTATTTCGCCGTCTTATTGATGGGCTCCGTGGCCGTCTGGGGCGTCTATACGGTGACGCGTCCTCCCGATGTCGTGGTGGTGAGGCTCGGCGAACCTTATGAAAAGGTGCGACTGCAATCGCGGTCGACGTTACCAGTCGCGACGGACGAAAACTCGATTGATCTACGCGTCGCGCGGCCCGCTTCCTTGCGTTTCAGCGACCCGGAGCATGGGTTTGTTACGCCGGTGGCCCGGTTGCTGAGTATTTATACGAGTCAGCATGGCGATGTGTCGATCGTCACCCTTTCGCCACAAACGCAGACGCTACCTCTTGCAGAGGCCATGGCAATCGCCCTTGATTTGCAGCAGCAGTTAGGCCGGCGCGGCTGGCATCCGATCCGGTCGAGCGGCTTCGCACCGATCAGCAACACGCCCGCGATGGTAGAGAGGATCCGGCGTGGCGATGATCCGCACAGCGTCTGGCAGGTTGCCGGAAAATACCAGGTGACGTTGGATATCCGCCGATTCGTTCATGAAAATCGGCCGGTCGACGAGCGCTACCTCGTTACGCTGGAACTGAGCGGCCCGCCATTGACGGAGATCCAGCCGGAAAAATAG
- a CDS encoding DUF2515 family protein: MTKCDNPRCPVCYPNWREEEAAAKKRVEDDRQKCVDYWRHYQKLAETIVAVEDPIARNRRINAAYAGLWLDDRRFEWAGLAAFASKQVGCGLLHAAEMINKSNRQRDAYQEWERGSLPLERLSPYASPRMPIPNQISGESALNAYRMLVKGNMSLFLDIWPLHMLYKEFGLARFEQCLEERAQLRGSVIWPIANRVPFAAIRAEVRQGFRSIDAGNVTESVRLLARHEQINILQPAMYDDSGFEMLMRANQFAWALNIPTGSAREIQLTLANQCTVAGANAQIEIFSKQPLANLADPNQRMAFVMRAAERFHNLLQDPIERHSVENSHRLIAPPR, from the coding sequence ATGACCAAATGCGACAATCCCCGCTGTCCTGTGTGCTATCCGAACTGGCGCGAAGAAGAAGCCGCTGCAAAAAAGCGGGTTGAAGACGATCGACAGAAGTGCGTCGATTACTGGCGTCACTACCAGAAGCTGGCCGAAACGATTGTGGCCGTCGAAGATCCCATTGCGCGCAACCGCAGGATCAATGCGGCCTACGCGGGCTTGTGGCTCGACGACCGCCGCTTTGAATGGGCTGGACTGGCCGCCTTCGCATCGAAGCAGGTCGGCTGTGGCCTGCTTCACGCGGCCGAAATGATCAACAAATCGAATCGGCAACGCGACGCCTATCAAGAGTGGGAACGAGGCAGTTTGCCGCTTGAGCGGCTATCGCCCTATGCGTCGCCGCGCATGCCCATACCAAACCAGATTTCGGGAGAAAGCGCACTGAACGCTTATCGGATGCTGGTAAAGGGAAACATGTCACTATTTCTCGATATTTGGCCGCTGCATATGCTCTATAAGGAGTTCGGGCTTGCGCGCTTCGAGCAGTGCCTTGAGGAAAGAGCTCAACTTCGCGGCTCGGTTATCTGGCCCATCGCTAATCGCGTTCCATTCGCCGCAATACGGGCCGAAGTCAGACAGGGTTTCCGGTCGATCGACGCCGGCAATGTCACCGAGAGCGTTAGACTTCTGGCCCGACATGAGCAGATCAACATCCTTCAACCGGCCATGTACGACGACTCCGGATTCGAGATGCTCATGCGCGCAAACCAGTTTGCATGGGCATTGAACATTCCGACCGGATCCGCGCGAGAAATTCAGCTCACGCTAGCGAATCAGTGCACGGTGGCAGGAGCAAACGCACAAATCGAAATCTTCAGCAAGCAGCCTCTCGCAAACCTGGCCGATCCTAATCAGAGAATGGCGTTCGTCATGCGCGCAGCGGAGCGGTTCCATAATCTGTTGCAAGATCCGATTGAGCGACATTCCGTGGAAAATTCCCATCGTCTGATTGCACCGCCAAGATGA
- a CDS encoding MEKHLA domain-containing protein: MTSLATDPAFASLLTDTYQRLVGKPLVPHDVPAADLARWLYEDAPFVVLSHNTDADPRFVYANRTAQRCFEYNWDEFVTLQSRLSAEQPNREERARLLDDVRTKGFSADYRGQRIAKSGRRFWIEKAIVWNLVDQDGNYRGQAATFADWVDV, from the coding sequence ATGACTTCCCTCGCCACCGATCCCGCTTTCGCCTCGCTCCTCACCGACACCTATCAACGCCTCGTCGGCAAACCACTGGTTCCACATGATGTCCCCGCCGCCGACCTCGCGCGATGGCTCTACGAAGACGCGCCGTTCGTCGTGCTCTCCCACAACACCGACGCCGACCCGCGCTTCGTGTACGCCAACCGCACCGCGCAACGCTGCTTCGAGTACAACTGGGATGAGTTCGTCACGCTTCAGTCACGGCTCTCCGCCGAACAGCCCAATCGCGAAGAACGCGCGCGTCTGCTCGACGATGTCCGCACCAAAGGCTTCTCCGCCGACTATCGCGGTCAACGCATCGCCAAGTCCGGACGCCGCTTCTGGATCGAAAAAGCCATCGTCTGGAATCTAGTCGATCAAGACGGCAACTACCGCGGTCAGGCCGCCACGTTCGCCGATTGGGTCGATGTTTGA
- a CDS encoding Lrp/AsnC family transcriptional regulator, whose protein sequence is MTTPNRPNVTSRRLDRIDIGILNELQQNARITNSELARAVNLSATPCFNRVRALDKLGLFKQQVTLLNPEVLGLQINVFIQVSLEKQVEDGLRRFEQAIDERPEVMECYLMTGDADYLLRVVMPDIQALERFIVDHLTKIPGVSNIRSSFALKQVRYKTALPLPAGGLTLHGREDENDA, encoded by the coding sequence ATGACCACGCCCAATCGCCCCAACGTCACGTCCCGCCGACTCGACCGCATCGATATCGGCATCCTGAACGAGCTGCAGCAGAACGCGCGCATTACGAATTCGGAGCTGGCGCGCGCGGTGAACCTGTCGGCGACGCCGTGTTTTAACCGGGTGCGGGCGCTCGACAAGCTTGGGCTTTTCAAGCAGCAGGTCACGCTGCTGAACCCGGAGGTGCTGGGTTTGCAGATCAACGTGTTTATTCAGGTGAGTCTGGAAAAGCAGGTCGAAGACGGGCTGCGGCGCTTCGAACAGGCGATCGATGAGCGGCCGGAGGTGATGGAGTGTTATCTGATGACGGGCGACGCGGACTATTTGCTGCGGGTCGTGATGCCGGATATTCAGGCGCTCGAGCGGTTTATTGTCGATCACCTGACAAAGATACCAGGCGTGTCAAACATCCGATCGAGCTTCGCGTTGAAGCAGGTGCGCTACAAGACGGCGCTGCCGTTGCCGGCGGGCGGGCTGACGCTGCATGGGCGGGAAGACGAAAACGACGCGTGA
- the mdeB gene encoding alpha-ketoglutarate dehydrogenase, whose product MTDLSNGNEQLRRLNEDADPQETTEWLDALQGVLEHAGKDRAQFLFDRLAEHARSLGVQSARTRFTPYQNTIALEQQGRYPGNVELEEKLAAALRWNALAMVVRANKAYGELGGHIASYASAADLFEVGFNHFFRASAAHIEGAADGKSEGNSEANRDGSGGDLVYFQPHSSPGVYARAFLEGFLDEQHLRHYRREIAGPGLCSYPHPWLMPDFWQFPTGSMGIGPINSIYQARFMRYLQNRGLAQTDGRTVWGFFGDGEMDEPESIGALSLAAREGLDNLVFVINCNLQRLDGPVRSNGRIVDELEAQFNGAGWNVIKVLWGSDWDALFERDKSGALLRAFAETVDGQFQTFSANDGAYNRAHFFGQNPALAALVEQMIDDDIDRLRRGGHDARKLFAAYQQARRHRGQPTVILAKTMKGFGMGAVGQGRMTTHQQKKLGVDELKAFRDRFRLPLSDDDVEQLKFYKPAADSPEMQYLHARRESLGGYLPRRRRTATQGLAVPAVQDWAQFALDSNDREISTTMALVRMLTALLKDRALGPRIVPIVADEARTFGMANMFRQVGIYSPLGQLYEPEDLGSMLYYREDTKGQILEEGISEAGAVSSWIAAATSYSVHDLPMLPFYIYYSMFGFQRIGDLIWAAADQRARGFLIGATAGKTTLGGEGLQHQDGTSHLAASTIPNCRAYDPAFAYEVAAIVDAGMHEMVDAQRDVFYYVTVTNENYVQPSVPAATFDALREPILKGMYRLPAAASASISGADRDHDRDPDLAHTTQQKSARVQLLGSGAILREAIAARQMLADDWQIDAAVWSVTSFTELQRDGMEAERQARNSGTAPGTSNDAPIPYVTAALDATEGPVIAATDYVRAVPELIRAYVPRRYVTLGTDGFGRSDTRSALRAFFEVDRVSIVIAALNALADDGDIDRGIVREAIARYRGEADGGQGGGDAAQVAPWRR is encoded by the coding sequence ATGACGGACTTGTCCAATGGCAATGAGCAACTGCGGCGGCTCAACGAAGACGCCGACCCGCAGGAAACCACCGAATGGCTCGATGCGCTGCAAGGCGTACTCGAACACGCCGGCAAGGACCGCGCACAGTTCCTGTTCGATCGTCTCGCCGAACACGCGCGCTCGCTCGGCGTGCAATCCGCCCGCACGCGCTTTACGCCCTACCAGAACACGATCGCGCTCGAACAGCAGGGCCGCTATCCGGGCAATGTCGAACTCGAGGAAAAACTCGCGGCCGCCTTGCGCTGGAACGCGCTCGCGATGGTGGTGCGCGCCAACAAGGCGTATGGCGAACTGGGCGGCCATATCGCCAGCTACGCGTCGGCGGCCGATCTGTTCGAAGTCGGCTTTAACCACTTCTTTCGCGCATCGGCGGCCCATATCGAAGGCGCTGCCGACGGAAAAAGCGAAGGGAACAGCGAAGCAAACCGCGACGGAAGCGGCGGCGACCTCGTCTACTTCCAGCCGCATTCGTCGCCGGGCGTCTACGCGCGCGCGTTCCTCGAAGGCTTTCTCGACGAACAGCACTTGCGTCACTATCGCCGCGAAATCGCAGGCCCCGGCCTCTGTTCGTATCCGCATCCGTGGCTGATGCCTGATTTCTGGCAGTTTCCGACCGGCTCGATGGGCATCGGTCCGATCAACTCAATCTACCAGGCGCGCTTCATGCGCTATCTGCAAAACCGCGGTCTCGCGCAAACCGACGGACGCACCGTCTGGGGCTTTTTCGGCGACGGCGAGATGGACGAGCCCGAATCGATCGGCGCGCTCTCGCTCGCCGCGCGCGAAGGGCTCGACAATCTCGTGTTCGTCATCAACTGCAATTTGCAGCGGCTCGATGGACCCGTGCGCAGCAACGGCCGCATCGTCGACGAACTCGAAGCGCAGTTCAACGGCGCGGGCTGGAATGTGATCAAGGTGCTGTGGGGCTCCGACTGGGATGCGCTGTTCGAGCGCGATAAAAGCGGCGCGTTGCTGCGCGCGTTCGCAGAGACCGTCGACGGCCAGTTCCAGACCTTTTCGGCGAACGACGGCGCCTACAACCGCGCGCATTTCTTCGGGCAGAATCCGGCGCTCGCGGCGCTCGTCGAGCAGATGATCGACGACGATATCGATCGCCTGCGCCGCGGCGGCCACGATGCGCGCAAGCTGTTTGCCGCGTATCAGCAGGCGCGCCGTCATCGCGGCCAGCCAACCGTGATTCTCGCGAAGACCATGAAGGGCTTCGGCATGGGCGCGGTCGGGCAGGGCCGCATGACGACGCATCAGCAGAAAAAGCTCGGCGTCGACGAACTGAAGGCATTCCGCGACCGCTTCCGTCTGCCGCTCTCCGATGACGATGTCGAGCAGCTGAAGTTTTACAAGCCCGCCGCGGACAGCCCCGAAATGCAATACCTGCACGCGCGCCGCGAATCGCTCGGCGGTTATCTGCCGCGCCGCCGCCGTACCGCGACGCAAGGGCTCGCGGTGCCTGCGGTGCAGGACTGGGCGCAATTCGCGCTCGACTCGAACGACCGCGAAATCTCGACGACGATGGCGCTCGTGCGCATGCTCACCGCGCTGCTGAAAGACCGCGCGCTCGGACCGCGGATCGTGCCGATCGTCGCCGATGAAGCGCGTACCTTCGGCATGGCGAACATGTTCCGCCAGGTCGGTATCTATTCGCCGCTTGGGCAGCTCTACGAGCCTGAGGATCTCGGCTCGATGCTCTATTACCGCGAAGATACGAAAGGGCAGATTCTCGAAGAAGGCATCTCGGAAGCGGGCGCGGTGTCGTCGTGGATCGCGGCGGCGACGTCGTACAGCGTGCACGATCTGCCGATGCTGCCGTTCTACATCTACTACTCGATGTTCGGCTTCCAGCGCATTGGCGACCTGATCTGGGCCGCGGCCGATCAACGCGCGCGCGGCTTCCTGATCGGCGCGACAGCGGGCAAGACGACGCTCGGCGGCGAAGGGCTGCAGCATCAGGACGGCACGAGTCATCTGGCCGCATCGACCATTCCGAACTGCCGCGCGTACGATCCGGCCTTCGCTTATGAAGTGGCGGCGATCGTCGATGCGGGGATGCACGAGATGGTCGACGCGCAGCGCGACGTGTTCTATTACGTGACCGTCACCAACGAAAACTATGTGCAGCCGTCGGTGCCGGCCGCGACGTTCGATGCGTTGCGCGAGCCGATTCTGAAGGGGATGTACCGGTTGCCCGCGGCCGCTTCCGCTTCCATTTCCGGCGCCGATCGGGATCATGATCGCGATCCTGATCTTGCGCACACGACGCAGCAGAAAAGCGCGCGCGTGCAGCTGCTCGGCTCCGGCGCGATTCTGCGCGAGGCGATCGCCGCGCGGCAAATGCTTGCCGACGACTGGCAGATCGACGCCGCGGTATGGAGCGTGACGAGCTTCACCGAACTGCAGCGCGACGGCATGGAAGCGGAGCGGCAGGCGCGCAACAGCGGCACCGCGCCCGGCACATCGAACGACGCGCCCATCCCGTATGTGACGGCCGCGCTCGACGCAACGGAAGGTCCCGTGATTGCAGCGACCGATTACGTGCGAGCGGTGCCCGAGCTGATTCGCGCCTACGTGCCCCGTCGCTATGTGACGCTCGGCACCGATGGCTTCGGCCGCAGCGACACGCGCAGCGCGCTGCGAGCGTTCTTCGAAGTGGACCGCGTGTCGATCGTGATCGCCGCGCTCAATGCGCTGGCCGATGACGGCGACATCGACCGCGGCATTGTGCGCGAAGCGATTGCGCGTTATCGCGGCGAAGCGGATGGCGGGCAGGGTGGTGGCGATGCGGCGCAGGTCGCGCCGTGGCGACGCTAA
- a CDS encoding J domain-containing protein, with protein sequence MATLYTKLGVAEDASAAEIKRAYRKAAMKWHPDRNAGNEEAARATFLEIKDAYEILSNPDKRKVYDSVYATEMHRWQTQQQRRHEQQRQHHEHRQHAHQQHAQQQQQQRERERSERARRERAEQIAAEAKYQERVSFAMRFAEQGHNRDVLLGVLLGRECPPEVAARIADSVWALQQARVGAARAAAATRKKRPSPRAYTATTSTAPRTAAGGNKTDAHGKKPSGFFDSLWHSFFGVRS encoded by the coding sequence ATGGCAACCCTATACACAAAGCTAGGCGTAGCGGAAGACGCGAGCGCCGCCGAAATCAAACGCGCCTATCGCAAGGCCGCGATGAAGTGGCACCCCGACCGCAATGCCGGCAACGAAGAAGCCGCTCGCGCGACCTTCCTCGAAATCAAGGATGCGTACGAGATCCTCTCCAATCCGGACAAGCGCAAGGTCTACGACTCGGTCTATGCGACCGAAATGCATCGCTGGCAAACGCAGCAGCAACGCCGTCACGAACAGCAGCGGCAACATCACGAGCATCGGCAGCATGCGCATCAGCAGCACGCGCAGCAGCAACAGCAGCAGCGCGAGCGCGAAAGGTCCGAACGGGCAAGGCGCGAACGCGCCGAGCAGATCGCGGCCGAAGCGAAGTACCAGGAGCGCGTGAGCTTTGCGATGCGCTTCGCCGAACAAGGCCATAACCGCGATGTGCTGTTAGGCGTGCTGCTCGGCCGCGAATGCCCGCCCGAGGTCGCGGCGCGCATTGCCGACAGCGTCTGGGCGCTGCAGCAGGCGCGGGTCGGCGCGGCACGCGCCGCGGCGGCTACGCGCAAGAAACGACCCTCCCCGCGCGCGTACACCGCGACCACAAGCACCGCGCCGCGCACGGCGGCAGGCGGCAACAAGACCGACGCGCACGGCAAAAAGCCGTCAGGCTTCTTCGATTCGTTGTGGCATAGCTTCTTCGGCGTGCGCTCGTAA